One Bdellovibrio bacteriovorus genomic window, ATATCCTGACCGTAAAGGCTGCCGCCTTTGCGAATGATTTCTTCGACCTTTTTAGGATCTTTGAAGTCTTCTTTATTGTGCTCTTTGTGTGCGTAAGCTTCGATTTTTTCAATCACCTTTTGCGCGCCACCGAGGTAACTGAAATGCCAACCCCCATTAGGAATGACAGTGATATCGCCTTTGCTTTCGCGATTTTCACGATACAGACGGGTTTTCTTAATCGTTTTAATATCACTATAATTAAGCATCACCGTCCCGTACCATGGCATATACCCGTCGACCAAAGGGATGGGCTCTGGATATCTTTTTACAAAGCAGTTGAGGTAATAATAATAAAGCTTTTGCTGAAAAACTTTGATCCCCGGCTTATGCGCATATTGCCTCACCAATTCCGGACGAGGAATTTCATCCACATCAGAAACAATAATCACATCATCAGGTTTCGCATTTTTTAAACCCACCAAAATTTGTTCTTTTTGATGATCATCATAATCCCAAGTTTTTGGAACCCGGAATTTCGAAAAGAAGTTGGGATAGTAGTCCACAATCACGTGCTCTATCTTCGGCAAGAACTTTTCAAAACGTTTTTTGTTTTGCTCAAAAATCAAAGGCTTTTCTTTTTTTTGGAATGTCCGTGTCGCCTCAACCAAGACAAAGCGATCCACGACTTCGTCGAGCGCATTTAAGCGAATTTCTAAAAGATCCAGTTCATTGAAAAAAGCAAAACAGTCGTAAATCATGTCTTCCCCAAAAGATCTTTATACACTTTCGCGGTTTCTTGTGCACACTTTTCCCACGTAAAGTGAGTGGAACGATTGAAAGCTTTTTTGATGAGTTCCGTGCGAACTTGAGAATCCTCAACAAGGGTTTTAAGGTGCTGAGCTAAACCGTCCGTATCTTCAGGCTTTGCCAACAAAGCCGCGTCAGCACAAATCTCTTCTAAAGCGCCTCCTAAGCTAGCAACCACCGGACAACCTAACGCCATCGCTTCGAGCACCGGAATACCGAAACCCTCATAGAACGAAGGGAACAAAAGTGCTTCAGCTCGTGAGTACAATTCATGTATATGCGCGTCAGATACATAATATAATTTTAAAATATCTGCTTTAAATTCGGAACTCTCGATAGCGCGCAAAATTTCATCGGCCCCATAACCATGACCTCCAGCAAGAACAAGCTTGTGTTCAGCTCCGGTCATTTTTTTAAATTTATTAAAAGCCTCAATCACCCCGACGACGTTTTTACGTTTCTCTAAAGTTCCTAAGAATAAAATATATTTTTCGGGCAATTCTAATGAGTTCACGTGATGAGCAGGTTTTTCTCGCTGGCACCCCAGATAGGTCACGTGAATTTTTTCTTTAAGATGGGGAAAATGTTTTAACACTTCGGATTTTGTGAACTCAGAATTGACTAGCACCGCTTCTAAACGTTCGGCGGTTAAAGTTTTTGTCAGATCCACCATCCCTTTATGGTAAAAGTCCGGCGCATTGTACTTCTTTTCAAACACAACCATATCGTGAACCGTCACCACACGCTTAAAACGCCCTTGAGTAGAAAGTTTAAAGTCGGGGCCATGATAAAGGTCGCTCGATTGATAAAAGCTCCACGGAAGAAGATAGCGAACCTTTTTTTGAGGAAGGATTTTTTCGATGACGTCTTTCTTTTTAAGACGTGACAACTTTAAAACCGGCTGAACCGCAAGACCTTGAACATGAAAATGCTTAAGGAGTTGGAGCATGTAAACGCCAACTCCAGTGATTTTTTCGGGATTTAAAGTGCTAACATCAAAATAAATCATGGTACGCCCATTAATCTTAAACCTTGT contains:
- a CDS encoding glycosyltransferase family 4 protein, producing MIYFDVSTLNPEKITGVGVYMLQLLKHFHVQGLAVQPVLKLSRLKKKDVIEKILPQKKVRYLLPWSFYQSSDLYHGPDFKLSTQGRFKRVVTVHDMVVFEKKYNAPDFYHKGMVDLTKTLTAERLEAVLVNSEFTKSEVLKHFPHLKEKIHVTYLGCQREKPAHHVNSLELPEKYILFLGTLEKRKNVVGVIEAFNKFKKMTGAEHKLVLAGGHGYGADEILRAIESSEFKADILKLYYVSDAHIHELYSRAEALLFPSFYEGFGIPVLEAMALGCPVVASLGGALEEICADAALLAKPEDTDGLAQHLKTLVEDSQVRTELIKKAFNRSTHFTWEKCAQETAKVYKDLLGKT